Proteins from one Deltaproteobacteria bacterium genomic window:
- the dnaK gene encoding molecular chaperone DnaK — MGKIIGIDLGTTNSVVAVMEAGEPKVIVNEEGSRITPSVVAFTKDKEILVGQVAKRQAVTNPENTIFSIKRFMGRKFEEVNEEMKMVPYKTEKDDQGRAVVVSGNMGKTFTPPEISAMILQKLKRSAEAYLGEPVTEAVITVPAYFNDAQRQATKDAGKIAGLDVKRIINEPTASSLAYGLDKKKEEKIAVYDFGGGTFDISILEVGEGVFEVKSTNGDTHLGGDNFDQKIIDWLISEFKKDQGIDLSKDRMALQRLKEAAEKAKIELSSTMETEINLPFITADATGPKHLVMRLSRAKLEQLCDDLVQRSKKPCEQALRDAGLNPSDIDEVVLVGGMTRMPAITKLVKEFFGKEPHKGVNPDEVVAIGAAIQGAVLAGEVKDVVLLDVTPLSLGVETLGGVMTTLITRNTTIPARKKETFTTATDNQTQVEIHVLQGERPMARDNRTLGRFNLLGIPPAPRGVPQVEVAFDIDANGILHVSAKDMASGKEQKITITASSGLEKDEVEKMVKEAESHAEEDKKRKEAIETRNQLDSLIYSTGKIVDENRAKLPEEDAKAAEEALAEGKKALESNELEVLKEAVGKVTAASHKIAETLYKTAAQQPGEEGEKKKEGEVVEAEVVDDQQK, encoded by the coding sequence ATGGGAAAGATCATCGGCATAGACCTCGGCACCACCAACTCTGTCGTTGCGGTCATGGAGGCCGGGGAGCCGAAAGTCATAGTGAACGAGGAGGGGAGCCGCATAACCCCCTCTGTCGTGGCCTTCACCAAGGACAAGGAGATCCTCGTCGGCCAGGTGGCCAAAAGGCAGGCCGTAACGAACCCGGAGAACACCATCTTCTCCATTAAGAGGTTCATGGGGAGGAAGTTCGAAGAGGTCAACGAAGAGATGAAGATGGTGCCCTACAAGACCGAAAAGGACGACCAGGGCAGGGCCGTGGTCGTCTCGGGGAACATGGGGAAGACCTTCACCCCGCCCGAGATATCGGCCATGATACTCCAGAAGCTCAAGAGGTCGGCCGAGGCCTATCTCGGCGAGCCCGTGACCGAGGCCGTAATAACCGTCCCGGCCTACTTTAACGACGCGCAGAGGCAGGCGACCAAGGATGCGGGCAAGATAGCCGGCCTCGACGTAAAGAGGATAATAAACGAGCCCACGGCTTCGTCCCTGGCCTACGGCCTCGATAAGAAAAAGGAAGAGAAGATAGCGGTCTACGACTTCGGCGGCGGCACCTTCGACATCTCCATACTCGAGGTCGGCGAAGGGGTCTTCGAGGTGAAGTCCACGAACGGCGATACGCACCTCGGCGGAGACAACTTCGACCAGAAGATTATCGACTGGCTCATATCCGAGTTCAAGAAGGACCAGGGCATCGACCTCTCGAAGGACAGGATGGCCCTCCAGAGGCTCAAGGAGGCGGCCGAGAAGGCCAAGATAGAGCTCTCCTCGACCATGGAGACCGAGATAAACCTCCCCTTCATAACCGCTGACGCCACGGGCCCCAAGCACCTCGTAATGAGGCTTTCGAGGGCCAAGCTCGAACAGCTCTGCGACGACCTCGTTCAGAGGAGCAAAAAGCCCTGCGAGCAAGCCTTGAGGGACGCGGGCCTTAACCCCTCTGACATAGACGAGGTGGTCCTTGTCGGCGGCATGACGAGAATGCCCGCGATTACGAAGCTAGTTAAGGAGTTCTTCGGCAAGGAGCCGCATAAGGGCGTTAACCCGGACGAGGTCGTGGCCATAGGCGCGGCCATACAGGGCGCGGTACTCGCTGGAGAGGTGAAGGATGTGGTGCTCCTTGATGTTACGCCCCTTTCGCTCGGCGTAGAGACCCTGGGCGGGGTCATGACCACGCTCATAACCAGGAACACGACCATCCCGGCGAGGAAGAAGGAGACCTTCACGACCGCGACCGACAACCAGACCCAGGTGGAGATCCACGTCCTGCAGGGCGAGAGGCCCATGGCCCGCGACAACAGGACGCTCGGCAGGTTCAACCTCCTGGGCATACCGCCTGCGCCGAGGGGAGTCCCCCAGGTCGAGGTGGCCTTTGACATAGACGCGAACGGAATACTCCACGTCTCGGCAAAGGACATGGCCAGCGGCAAGGAGCAGAAAATAACCATCACGGCTTCGAGCGGCCTTGAAAAGGACGAGGTCGAGAAGATGGTCAAAGAGGCCGAGTCGCATGCCGAAGAGGACAAGAAGCGGAAAGAGGCCATAGAAACTAGAAACCAGCTCGATTCGCTCATCTACTCTACCGGGAAGATAGTGGACGAGAACCGCGCAAAGCTCCCGGAAGAGGACGCGAAGGCCGCGGAAGAGGCACTTGCCGAAGGGAAAAAGGCGCTCGAGTCCAATGAGCTCGAAGTCCTCAAGGAAGCCGTAGGCAAGGTCACGGCAGCCTCGCACAAGATAGCCGAGACCCTCTACAAGACCGCGGCACAGCAGCCCGGCGAAGAAGGCGAGAAGAAGAAAGAGGGCGAGGTGGTCGAGGCTGAGGTGGTTGACGACCAGCAGAAGTAA
- a CDS encoding DnaJ domain-containing protein encodes MAKDYYATLGVPRNASEEEIKKAYRKLAREFHPDLHPDKRAEMEAKFKEINEAYQVLNDPKKRADYDLTGHVGFETGTGAPGYAPGGVNFEEFGFGFGGFEDIFSELFGRGRAGRRVAQRGEDLEYRLTLDFIQSVKGAETEITIPRPSGAESLKVRIPPGVVTGSRVRVAGKGGEGLAGGPRGDLYILIAVRPHPYFRRENRDIYLDVPITLKEALIGAEIEVPTIDGNVRIKVPAGTQSGQMLRVKGKGAYGRERGDEYAVIKIMVPKKVDDRSRELIEEFESRNPYEPRKGLW; translated from the coding sequence ATGGCCAAAGACTACTACGCAACCCTCGGTGTTCCGAGGAACGCTTCGGAAGAGGAGATAAAAAAGGCCTATAGGAAGCTCGCGCGTGAATTCCACCCCGACCTCCATCCGGACAAAAGGGCCGAGATGGAGGCGAAGTTCAAGGAAATAAACGAGGCCTATCAGGTACTTAACGACCCAAAGAAGCGGGCCGACTATGACCTTACAGGCCATGTGGGCTTCGAGACTGGCACAGGAGCCCCGGGCTACGCGCCAGGTGGCGTGAATTTCGAGGAATTCGGCTTTGGTTTCGGGGGGTTTGAGGACATATTCAGCGAACTCTTCGGCAGGGGCAGGGCCGGAAGGAGGGTGGCGCAAAGGGGGGAAGACCTGGAATACCGGCTTACCCTGGATTTCATCCAGTCAGTAAAGGGTGCGGAGACCGAAATAACGATACCGCGGCCGTCCGGGGCCGAGTCGCTAAAGGTCAGGATTCCGCCTGGGGTCGTAACCGGCTCGAGGGTAAGGGTTGCGGGAAAGGGCGGCGAAGGCCTGGCAGGAGGGCCACGAGGAGATCTCTATATCCTCATAGCAGTAAGGCCGCATCCTTATTTCAGGAGAGAAAACAGGGATATATACCTGGACGTGCCGATAACCTTAAAGGAGGCCCTCATAGGCGCCGAAATAGAGGTGCCGACCATTGACGGCAATGTGAGGATAAAAGTGCCGGCCGGAACGCAGTCCGGTCAGATGCTCAGGGTCAAGGGCAAGGGAGCGTACGGCCGCGAGCGCGGCGACGAGTACGCGGTCATTAAGATAATGGTCCCCAAAAAGGTCGACGACAGGTCGCGGGAGCTCATAGAGGAATTCGAGAGCCGAAATCCATACGAGCCCCGAAAAGGACTGTGGTAG
- a CDS encoding ATP-dependent Clp protease ATP-binding subunit — translation MTELEEIKEKLTPAARRVLDAAIEESKNRQHYYLGVEHLFLAFAKVEENFFREVMEDLNLDIFHVINFLNEHLNVSRQYIGLGLKIPPATRNVFRLAREEAQRWGRDELDSTDLFIAIFQENHSLPAKVFRSFGLDPDYVMRRITVKVRSKEEMEEELKKKYELPPNLKHFAVNLNKLARFDRLPVIIGRDAEIDQVMEILCHMERSNSVMIIGEPGVGKTAVVEGLARRIELEPKRVPKRLRDKQIVNLQMNSVVAGTIFRGMFEDRIEKIIKEIKERKNIIFFIDEAHTLIGAGSAMGVPSDAANIFKSTLSRGEVQIIGATTLSEYKEFIAEDEALARRFRLVHIQEPSVDETRKILYGIRPRLEKSYSVKVMDEAIETGLDMSQRYMRSLKMPDKVIGWLDTSCVKVEINRPSEPVGPDDIIEVISKETRIPRDMIFRDTVGRFKDMEKTLARRVVGQKEAINALSKRLRLNKGPLKENFARPDGVLLFLGPTGVGKTELAKSLADFLFGDEKKMIRLDMSEYKDSGVAVDKLIGMPRGIVGSERGGLLTNPVRENPYSVVLLDEVEKAHPFVLNLFLQVFDEGWLTDGRGKRVYFSDTVIIMTSNLGADVFRKYVKPLGFMTEGEVDARSYKKDIIKEVENTLSPEFLNRIDDVIVFTPLTRNEVRQLTLMYLEKIREHMEGYGKHLSVTEKAVDVLVDKGYNQRYGARFLKRHVDEKIKVPITLKWKEGDFFKVDADRGEVTVEASNMGEPALA, via the coding sequence ATGACCGAACTTGAAGAGATAAAAGAGAAGCTTACGCCGGCTGCTCGACGGGTTCTGGACGCCGCCATAGAGGAGAGCAAGAACCGCCAGCATTATTATCTCGGCGTAGAGCACCTTTTCCTTGCCTTTGCCAAGGTGGAGGAGAACTTCTTCCGCGAGGTGATGGAGGACTTGAACCTCGACATCTTCCATGTAATAAACTTCCTTAACGAGCACCTGAACGTCTCCCGCCAGTACATAGGCCTGGGCCTCAAGATCCCGCCCGCCACAAGGAACGTCTTCAGGCTCGCCCGCGAAGAGGCCCAGAGGTGGGGCCGCGACGAACTCGACTCTACCGACCTCTTCATTGCCATATTCCAGGAGAACCACAGCCTACCGGCGAAGGTCTTCCGTAGCTTCGGCCTGGACCCCGATTACGTCATGCGGAGGATCACCGTAAAGGTCAGGAGCAAGGAGGAGATGGAGGAGGAGCTCAAGAAAAAATACGAGCTGCCGCCGAACCTCAAGCACTTCGCCGTGAACCTCAATAAGCTCGCGAGATTCGACAGGCTCCCGGTCATAATAGGCAGGGACGCCGAGATAGACCAGGTGATGGAGATACTCTGCCACATGGAACGCTCGAACTCCGTGATGATAATCGGCGAGCCGGGCGTGGGGAAGACAGCTGTGGTCGAGGGGCTCGCAAGGAGGATAGAGCTCGAGCCGAAGAGGGTCCCCAAGCGCTTGAGGGACAAGCAGATAGTGAACCTGCAGATGAACTCGGTAGTCGCCGGGACCATCTTCAGGGGCATGTTCGAGGACAGGATAGAGAAGATAATAAAGGAGATAAAGGAGAGAAAGAACATCATCTTCTTTATCGACGAGGCCCATACGCTAATCGGCGCGGGTTCGGCAATGGGCGTGCCGTCCGACGCGGCCAATATCTTCAAATCGACTCTTTCGAGGGGCGAGGTCCAGATAATAGGCGCGACCACCCTTTCCGAGTACAAGGAGTTCATAGCGGAGGACGAGGCGCTCGCACGGAGGTTCAGGCTCGTCCACATACAGGAGCCGTCCGTCGATGAGACGAGGAAGATACTTTACGGCATAAGGCCGCGGCTTGAGAAGAGCTACTCGGTCAAGGTCATGGACGAGGCCATTGAGACCGGGCTCGACATGAGCCAGAGATACATGCGCAGCCTCAAGATGCCGGACAAGGTCATCGGCTGGCTCGATACCTCCTGCGTAAAGGTCGAGATAAACAGGCCGTCCGAGCCCGTGGGCCCGGACGACATAATAGAGGTCATCTCCAAGGAGACGCGCATACCCAGGGACATGATCTTCAGGGACACTGTCGGCAGGTTCAAGGACATGGAGAAGACCCTTGCGAGAAGGGTCGTGGGCCAGAAGGAGGCCATTAACGCCCTCTCGAAGAGGCTCAGGCTCAACAAGGGCCCCTTGAAAGAGAACTTCGCAAGGCCCGACGGCGTGCTCCTTTTCCTCGGCCCCACGGGCGTCGGGAAGACCGAGCTTGCCAAATCTCTCGCGGACTTCCTCTTCGGCGACGAAAAGAAGATGATACGCCTCGACATGAGCGAGTACAAGGACTCGGGCGTGGCGGTAGATAAGCTCATCGGCATGCCGAGGGGCATAGTCGGCTCGGAGCGGGGAGGACTCCTCACCAACCCGGTCCGCGAAAACCCCTACTCGGTAGTGCTCCTTGACGAGGTGGAGAAGGCCCACCCGTTCGTCCTTAACCTCTTCCTCCAGGTCTTTGACGAGGGATGGCTCACGGACGGCAGGGGGAAAAGGGTTTACTTCAGCGACACCGTCATAATAATGACAAGCAACCTCGGCGCGGACGTCTTCAGGAAATACGTGAAACCGCTGGGCTTCATGACCGAGGGCGAGGTTGACGCCCGGTCCTACAAAAAGGACATAATAAAAGAGGTGGAGAACACCCTTAGCCCCGAGTTCCTTAACCGCATCGACGACGTCATAGTCTTCACGCCGCTTACGAGGAATGAAGTCAGGCAGCTTACGCTCATGTACCTCGAAAAGATACGCGAGCACATGGAAGGCTACGGCAAGCACCTCTCGGTCACCGAAAAAGCGGTTGACGTTCTGGTCGATAAGGGTTATAACCAGCGGTACGGTGCAAGGTTCCTGAAGAGGCACGTGGACGAGAAGATTAAGGTCCCCATAACCCTCAAGTGGAAGGAGGGGGACTTCTTCAAGGTGGACGCGGACAGGGGCGAAGTGACTGTGGAAGCATCCAATATGGGCGAGCCGGCGCTGGCATGA
- a CDS encoding universal stress protein, translating into MIKTILVPQDGSVYGKSALDYSMWLSSRFGAGLVGINVVDVVSLEGPFLHDISGSLGFEPFLNFSTRMREALEARGKTILSAFEDACKENGTACESQITFGVVANEIIDKAKVADLVVIGRRGVNARFEYGLLGSTTESVLRRSPKPVLIVPERFTEPKKPLLAYDGSPNASRAMHSAAEWAKTLDLSLTVLTVSSSEEEDPILNDARTYLKPYGIQASFVHRKGDPPIVIENYYKDNGHDLLFMGTSHHSRLVEMVLGSTTEHVMRTVPGPFFLER; encoded by the coding sequence ATGATAAAGACGATACTCGTCCCGCAGGACGGATCAGTTTACGGCAAGTCGGCGCTGGACTACTCGATGTGGCTTTCGTCGAGGTTCGGCGCCGGACTTGTCGGCATTAACGTGGTGGACGTCGTCTCACTCGAGGGGCCGTTCCTTCACGACATTTCGGGCTCCCTCGGCTTCGAGCCGTTCCTCAATTTTTCGACGAGGATGCGCGAGGCCCTTGAGGCCAGGGGCAAGACCATTCTTTCCGCGTTCGAGGACGCCTGCAAGGAGAACGGGACAGCCTGCGAATCCCAGATAACCTTTGGAGTAGTAGCTAACGAGATAATAGACAAGGCCAAAGTCGCGGACCTGGTCGTCATCGGCAGGCGGGGCGTCAACGCCCGGTTCGAGTACGGGCTCCTCGGCTCGACTACCGAGAGCGTGCTCCGGAGGTCGCCCAAGCCGGTCCTCATAGTGCCCGAGCGCTTCACCGAGCCGAAAAAACCGCTTCTCGCGTACGACGGCAGCCCCAACGCGAGCAGGGCAATGCACTCCGCAGCCGAATGGGCAAAGACCCTGGACCTCTCGCTTACTGTCCTTACGGTTTCCTCCTCTGAGGAGGAAGACCCGATCCTCAATGACGCCCGCACATACCTTAAGCCCTATGGAATCCAGGCGAGCTTCGTCCACAGGAAGGGCGACCCGCCCATTGTCATCGAGAACTACTATAAGGACAACGGGCACGACCTCCTCTTCATGGGCACCTCGCATCATTCGAGGCTCGTGGAGATGGTCCTCGGCTCCACCACCGAGCACGTCATGCGGACCGTCCCGGGGCCGTTCTTCCTCGAAAGATAG
- the mgtE gene encoding magnesium transporter, translated as MSVEAKNDHTDEIRGHLEEGRDSEISGLLEKLHSSDIGRLLGSLDEEEAMRVFRLLPPEQASAVILEVDERLRKVLISSISSEELIEVVHEMETDDAADVISELPVEDARQVLEGIDRQEAIAVQKLLVYPEDTAGGKMQAELASVPETATVEETIEEVRRKAAVIENISSVFVMDHGGRLVGAVPLDRLILAGPKTRIIEITNRDAIRVRTDMDQEEVAKLFQKYDLISVPVVDNDGRLVGRITIDDIVDVLEEEIFEDFYKMAGLNIGARALDPPSRAIRMRVPWLFLNLVTASAAAGVVKIFEGTIEQLVILAVLMPIVAGMGGNAATQTITVIVRALALGEITYKNAKWVLMKEVAVGFSNGFLTGAVAGLIAFLLGASVYVGLLLFLAMIANMMVAGLIGSIMPLILKRYNFDPAISSSIFVTASTDVGGFFTFLGLATIFMKTGLL; from the coding sequence ATGAGCGTCGAAGCCAAAAACGACCATACTGACGAAATAAGAGGCCACCTCGAGGAGGGCCGCGACTCCGAAATAAGCGGCCTGCTTGAAAAACTCCATTCCTCGGATATAGGGAGGCTTCTGGGCTCGCTCGATGAAGAGGAGGCCATGCGGGTCTTCAGGCTACTTCCTCCTGAGCAGGCCTCGGCTGTCATCCTTGAAGTCGATGAGCGCCTGAGGAAGGTCCTCATCTCCTCCATATCTTCGGAAGAGCTCATCGAGGTCGTCCACGAGATGGAGACCGACGACGCGGCGGACGTCATCTCCGAGCTTCCGGTCGAGGACGCGCGGCAGGTGCTCGAGGGTATCGACCGGCAGGAAGCAATCGCCGTACAGAAGCTCCTCGTCTACCCCGAAGACACCGCGGGCGGCAAGATGCAGGCGGAGCTGGCTTCGGTCCCGGAGACCGCGACCGTCGAGGAGACGATAGAGGAGGTAAGGAGAAAAGCCGCAGTCATAGAGAACATATCGAGCGTCTTCGTGATGGACCACGGCGGCAGGCTCGTGGGCGCGGTCCCTCTCGACAGGCTCATACTGGCCGGGCCTAAGACCCGTATAATCGAGATAACCAACAGGGACGCCATACGCGTCCGGACGGACATGGACCAGGAGGAGGTCGCAAAGCTCTTCCAGAAATACGACCTCATATCGGTCCCGGTCGTGGATAACGACGGCAGGCTCGTCGGCCGTATTACGATAGACGACATAGTGGACGTCCTCGAGGAGGAGATATTCGAGGACTTTTATAAGATGGCGGGCCTCAACATAGGCGCACGGGCGCTCGACCCGCCTTCCAGGGCCATACGGATGAGGGTGCCCTGGCTTTTTCTTAACCTCGTCACGGCCTCGGCAGCCGCCGGGGTCGTGAAGATCTTCGAGGGCACCATCGAGCAGCTCGTCATACTCGCGGTCCTCATGCCCATAGTGGCGGGCATGGGCGGGAACGCGGCCACCCAGACCATAACCGTAATCGTGAGGGCGCTGGCCCTCGGGGAGATAACATACAAGAACGCCAAATGGGTGCTCATGAAGGAGGTCGCCGTCGGCTTCTCGAACGGCTTCCTTACCGGCGCTGTCGCGGGCCTCATAGCCTTTCTCCTCGGCGCGAGCGTCTATGTGGGCCTCCTCCTTTTCCTCGCCATGATAGCTAACATGATGGTTGCCGGGCTCATAGGCTCGATAATGCCGCTGATATTAAAAAGATATAACTTCGACCCGGCCATATCCTCGAGCATATTCGTAACGGCCTCTACCGACGTGGGCGGGTTCTTCACATTCCTCGGCCTCGCGACCATCTTCATGAAAACGGGCCTCCTTTAG
- the recO gene encoding DNA repair protein RecO codes for MKRGAYKDRAIVLNSVDYGESDRILTFYTLGRGKMSGIAKGARRSRKRFVGNLDPASHIDILFFHNGTSDLARVEDASLIDAFPGLRGDIERYSEACYMLELASEMTREGQALPAVYRELAAFLKMLEDSPGPECLRFFEIRLLSHTGYLPHLNGCVVCRKAHEGERLFFSSDRGGTVCRSCSTGISGLIPLSPGTAGLLSMAARFEEGKLGRLRPDRAFLDESERILSDFIKFQLGKELKTRRFMAKLRMAGCSA; via the coding sequence ATGAAGCGCGGCGCCTATAAAGACAGGGCCATAGTCCTCAATTCCGTGGACTACGGGGAGTCCGACCGCATACTCACTTTCTACACCCTGGGGCGCGGCAAGATGAGCGGCATTGCCAAGGGCGCCCGGAGGTCGAGAAAGCGCTTCGTCGGGAACCTCGACCCCGCATCCCATATCGATATCCTTTTTTTCCACAACGGGACCAGCGACCTTGCCCGGGTCGAGGACGCTTCCCTTATAGACGCGTTCCCCGGGCTCAGGGGCGACATAGAAAGGTACTCGGAGGCCTGCTACATGCTTGAGCTCGCATCCGAGATGACGCGAGAGGGGCAGGCGCTCCCGGCGGTCTACCGCGAGCTTGCGGCGTTCTTGAAGATGCTCGAGGACAGCCCCGGCCCGGAATGCTTAAGGTTCTTCGAGATACGGCTCCTTTCCCATACGGGGTATCTACCGCACCTCAACGGGTGCGTGGTATGCAGGAAGGCGCATGAAGGCGAGAGGCTCTTTTTCAGCTCCGACAGGGGCGGCACAGTATGCAGGAGCTGCTCAACAGGGATAAGCGGCCTCATACCGCTATCTCCGGGGACAGCCGGCCTCCTCTCGATGGCCGCGCGATTCGAAGAGGGAAAGCTCGGACGCCTGCGGCCGGACAGGGCCTTTCTCGATGAGAGCGAGCGCATTCTCTCCGACTTCATCAAATTCCAGCTCGGAAAAGAGCTCAAGACCCGGCGCTTCATGGCCAAGCTCCGTATGGCCGGGTGTTCGGCATGA
- the glyQ gene encoding glycine--tRNA ligase subunit alpha has translation MYFQDVILTLQRFWAERGCVIMQPYDVEKGAGTFHPATFLKVLGPEPWKAAYVEPSRRPTDGRYGENPNRLQHYYQFQVILKPSPDEIQDIYLDSLRALGIDPLAHDIRFVEDDWESPTLGAWGLGWEVWLDGMEITQFTYFQQAGGIDLKPVSGEITYGLERITMYLQGVDNVYDLKWTKDVNYGDVHKQTEIEYSKHNFEEADTKMLFTLFDMYEKECGKLMEKGLYLPAYDYCLKCSHSFNLLDARGAISVAERTRFIGRVRALARGCAEGYLKTREELGFPLLRESVKAGA, from the coding sequence ATGTATTTCCAGGATGTAATACTGACCCTTCAGAGGTTCTGGGCCGAGAGGGGCTGCGTCATAATGCAGCCCTATGATGTTGAAAAGGGCGCGGGCACATTCCACCCGGCCACCTTCCTGAAGGTGCTCGGGCCGGAGCCGTGGAAGGCGGCGTATGTCGAGCCATCGAGGCGCCCCACGGACGGCAGGTACGGCGAGAACCCGAACAGGCTCCAGCACTATTACCAGTTCCAGGTGATACTGAAGCCCTCGCCCGACGAGATACAGGATATCTACCTCGACAGCCTCCGTGCCCTCGGCATAGACCCTCTGGCCCACGACATTCGGTTTGTCGAGGACGACTGGGAGTCCCCTACCCTCGGCGCGTGGGGACTCGGCTGGGAGGTCTGGCTCGACGGCATGGAGATTACGCAGTTCACCTACTTCCAGCAGGCTGGCGGCATTGATCTGAAGCCCGTCTCAGGCGAGATAACCTACGGCCTTGAGAGGATAACCATGTACCTCCAGGGCGTTGACAACGTCTACGACCTTAAATGGACGAAGGACGTCAATTACGGAGACGTCCACAAGCAGACCGAGATAGAGTACTCGAAGCACAACTTCGAGGAGGCCGATACCAAGATGCTCTTTACCCTTTTCGACATGTACGAAAAGGAGTGCGGAAAGCTCATGGAAAAGGGGCTATATCTTCCGGCCTACGACTACTGCCTCAAATGCTCCCACTCCTTCAACCTCCTCGATGCGAGAGGCGCGATAAGCGTTGCCGAAAGGACCCGGTTCATAGGCCGCGTAAGGGCTCTTGCCAGAGGCTGCGCCGAGGGGTATTTGAAAACGAGGGAGGAACTGGGGTTTCCGCTTTTGCGTGAGAGCGTAAAGGCAGGGGCTTAA
- the phoU gene encoding phosphate signaling complex protein PhoU, whose protein sequence is MTREAYHKSIKGLEADLQQMAGLVVDAIKGSMEALKARDLEKSRHIVRNDMEINRKRFQIEEKCISLIATQQPMAVDLRILAAIINIITDLERIGDHAEGIAKISISIGDEPLVKPLIDMPLMSEKAVSMLERCMKAFIERDVKTAREICNEDDEVDAYYDKIYNDLVLLMIDNPKLIKDATYLIWAAHNIERMADRVTNIAERVVYMVTGKMEEMNVSKY, encoded by the coding sequence ATGACCCGCGAAGCGTATCATAAGTCGATAAAGGGCCTCGAAGCCGACCTTCAGCAGATGGCCGGCCTGGTCGTTGACGCCATAAAGGGCTCGATGGAGGCCCTGAAGGCCAGGGACCTTGAGAAGTCCCGCCACATAGTGCGTAACGACATGGAGATAAACAGGAAGCGTTTCCAGATAGAGGAGAAGTGCATTAGCCTCATCGCGACCCAGCAGCCCATGGCCGTGGACCTCCGGATACTCGCGGCCATAATAAACATAATAACCGACCTCGAGCGCATCGGCGACCACGCCGAGGGCATCGCGAAGATAAGCATATCCATAGGCGACGAGCCGCTTGTTAAGCCCTTGATCGACATGCCGCTAATGTCCGAAAAGGCGGTCTCCATGCTCGAGAGGTGCATGAAGGCCTTTATCGAAAGGGACGTGAAGACCGCCAGGGAGATATGCAACGAGGACGACGAGGTCGACGCCTATTACGACAAGATATACAACGATCTCGTGCTTCTCATGATAGATAACCCGAAGCTCATAAAGGACGCGACCTACCTCATCTGGGCCGCGCACAATATCGAGAGGATGGCGGATAGGGTCACGAACATCGCGGAGAGGGTTGTTTATATGGTGACGGGGAAGATGGAGGAGATGAACGTCTCGAAGTATTAG
- the pstB gene encoding phosphate ABC transporter ATP-binding protein PstB: MKDKLTIKDLNFWYGDKHALKDINLHIREKQITALIGPSGCGKTTFLRCLNRMHDLYPGNRYEGEILLEGRNILEKGLDLIKLRGKIGMVFQKPTPFPMSIYENIAFGLKLMGLKSKGEISGRVEKALKDSALWDEISERLHGPALSLSGGQQQRLCIARAIAVEPEVILMDEPCSALDPVATAKIEDLMTGIKENYTVVIVTHNMQQAARVSEYTGFFMLGEVVEFDTTEKIFTAPANKLTEDYITGRFG, from the coding sequence ATGAAAGACAAGCTGACTATAAAGGACCTTAATTTCTGGTACGGCGACAAGCACGCCCTGAAGGATATAAACCTTCATATCAGGGAAAAGCAGATAACCGCCCTCATCGGGCCTTCCGGGTGCGGGAAGACGACCTTCCTCCGGTGCCTTAACAGGATGCACGACCTCTATCCCGGGAACAGATATGAGGGCGAGATACTCCTTGAGGGAAGGAACATACTGGAGAAGGGGCTCGACCTTATTAAGCTACGGGGCAAGATAGGCATGGTCTTCCAGAAGCCCACTCCCTTCCCCATGTCCATTTACGAGAACATCGCCTTCGGGCTTAAGCTCATGGGCTTAAAGAGCAAGGGCGAGATATCCGGGAGGGTCGAGAAGGCCTTGAAGGACTCCGCCCTGTGGGACGAGATAAGCGAGCGGCTCCACGGCCCGGCCCTATCCCTCTCCGGCGGGCAACAGCAGAGGCTCTGCATAGCGAGGGCCATCGCGGTCGAGCCCGAGGTCATATTGATGGACGAGCCTTGCTCGGCACTCGACCCGGTCGCCACAGCCAAGATAGAGGACCTCATGACCGGCATAAAGGAGAACTATACGGTCGTGATCGTCACGCACAACATGCAGCAGGCCGCGAGGGTTTCCGAGTACACCGGTTTTTTCATGCTCGGCGAAGTCGTGGAGTTCGACACCACCGAGAAGATATTCACGGCCCCGGCAAACAAGCTCACCGAGGATTATATAACCGGACGTTTCGGCTAG